The sequence below is a genomic window from Sphingomonas crusticola.
CGTCGTCAGCAGGCCGACCTGGAAATAGATATCGTTCTCCAGGCCGCGGATGGTCACTGCCAGCACGGCTCCGATCAGACCCAGCGGCATGACCAGCATCACCGCCAGTGGGATCGACCAGCTTTCGTAAAGGGCGGCGAGGCATAGGAATACAACCAGCAGCGACAGACCGTAGAGGATCGGCGCCTGTCCGCCGGAAAGCCGCTCCTGATAGGAAATCCCCGCCCACGCGACCGATACTCCGGGCAATTTACCGGCAAGCTCGGCAATACGGTCCATCGCGTCTCCAGAGCTTTTGCCCGGCGCCGCCTGGCCCTGAATTTCGAACGACGGCGATCCGTTGAAGCGCGTCAAAACATTGGGTGTGGTGCCCCATGCTTCATGCGCGAAGGACGAGAAAGGGGACATGGTGCCGGCCGCATTGCGCACATACCATTGGCCGATATCCTCGGGCCGTGCGCGGAAGGGCGCGTCGCCCTGGACATAGACCCGCTTCACGCGGCCACGGTCGACGAAGTCGTTGACGTAATTGCCACCCCAAGCGGTCGACAGCGTCGCATCGACATCGCTCTGGCTGATGCCGAGCGCGCCGACCTTTTCGGAATCGATGTCGATCGACAGCGAAGGCTGATCCGGCAGGCTGTTCATGCGCACCGACGCGAGGCCGGGATCGGAGCGCGCGTCGGCCATCAACCGGTTCAGGCGATCCTGGAATTCAAGGCGGCTGATCCCACCGGTATTGAGAAGCTCCATGGTGAAGCCGGTGGACTGGCCCAGTCCGCGCACCGGCGGGGGATTGAGCGCGAAGAATTCGGCATCGCGCAATTGCGCGCCGAGTTTCTGGGTCGCGCGCCGCGTGATCGCCTGCGCGCTATGCTCCGCGCCCTTGCGGTCGTCCCACGGCTTCAGCGCGAGGAAGCCGCGGCCGACATTCTGGCCGTTGCCCGACTGATTGGAGCCGATCACGGTGAAGATCGCCGCAGTCTCCGCCTTCTCCGGGCCGGTGAAATAAGCCTCGATCGCCTTGGCGACTTGCAGGGTCCTGTCCTGGGTCGCGCCCGGCGGCAGCGTATATTGCAGCTGCGCGAAACCCTGGTCCTCGGTCGGCAGGAAACTGGTCGGCAGCCTGATGAACAGCACGACCAGCAAGGCCAGGATCGCGCCGAACACGAGCATCGCAGCGAGCATGCGGTCCACCAGCCACGCCACCGCGGCCCGATAGCGTTCCGACGTGCGCGCAAACCAGGCGTTGAACCGGTCGCCATAATCATGCGCCTTGCGCACTATGACATTGCCGTTGGCGCGGCCTTCCTTGTCCGGCCGCTTGAGCAGGGTTGCGGCCAGTGCCGGCGACAGGATCAGCGCGACCAGCACCGACAACACCATCGACGACACGATCGTGATCGAGAATTGGCGATAGATGACGCCGGTCGATCCGCCGAAGAAAGCCATCGGCAGGAACACCGCCGAGAGGACGAGCGCGATCGCGATCAGCGCGACGTTGATCTCGCTCATCGATTTCACCGTCGCATCGCGCGGCGAGATGTCGGGTTCCTCTTCCATCACGCGCTCGACATTCTCGACCACGACGATCGCGTCGTCGACCAGCAGGCCGATCGCGAGCACCATGCCGAACAAAGTGAGCGTGTTGATCGAAAAACCGAACGCCGCCAGCACGCCGAACGTGCCGAGCAGCACGACCGGCACCGCGATCGCCGGGATAAGGGTCGCGCGCCAGCTCTGCAGGAACAGGAACATCACGATCACGACCAGGATGATCGCCTCGATCAGCGTCATCACCACGTCGTGCACCGACAATTTGATGAAGGCCGTGCTGTCGAGCGGGAAGGCGTAGGTGTAGCCCTCCGGGAAAGCCTTGGCGCTTTGCGTGATCAGGTTGCGCACCAGTTCGGATGTCTTCAGCGCATCCGCCCCCGGCCCGAGCGAGACCGCGATGCCCGCGCCTGGATGGCCGTTCAGCCGGCTGAGGCTGTTGTAATTCTCAGCGCCGAGCTCGACCCGGGCGACGTCTTCCAGCAGAACGTTGGAGCCGTTCGGCTGCGCCTTGACCACGATCTTGCGGAATTCGTCGACCGACGTCAGCCGCGACCGCGAGGTGACGATCG
It includes:
- a CDS encoding efflux RND transporter permease subunit; the protein is MLSRIFIDRPIFAWVVAIIIMLLGIGGILTLPVEQYPDIAPPQVNIRANYPGASASTLESSVTQVIEQQLTGIDGMLYFQSTSNAAGQVTVNVTFDKGVDPDIAQVQVQNKVQQALPRLPQQVQQQGLVVTKSNADFLMVISVYDQTDKSTNIDVSDYLVSNLQDAIGRVPGVGDVNVFGTQYAMRIWLDPYKLSSFQLMPSDVTAALQAQNTQISAGQVGQQPMPSSQMLNAIVTSRSRLTSVDEFRKIVVKAQPNGSNVLLEDVARVELGAENYNSLSRLNGHPGAGIAVSLGPGADALKTSELVRNLITQSAKAFPEGYTYAFPLDSTAFIKLSVHDVVMTLIEAIILVVIVMFLFLQSWRATLIPAIAVPVVLLGTFGVLAAFGFSINTLTLFGMVLAIGLLVDDAIVVVENVERVMEEEPDISPRDATVKSMSEINVALIAIALVLSAVFLPMAFFGGSTGVIYRQFSITIVSSMVLSVLVALILSPALAATLLKRPDKEGRANGNVIVRKAHDYGDRFNAWFARTSERYRAAVAWLVDRMLAAMLVFGAILALLVVLFIRLPTSFLPTEDQGFAQLQYTLPPGATQDRTLQVAKAIEAYFTGPEKAETAAIFTVIGSNQSGNGQNVGRGFLALKPWDDRKGAEHSAQAITRRATQKLGAQLRDAEFFALNPPPVRGLGQSTGFTMELLNTGGISRLEFQDRLNRLMADARSDPGLASVRMNSLPDQPSLSIDIDSEKVGALGISQSDVDATLSTAWGGNYVNDFVDRGRVKRVYVQGDAPFRARPEDIGQWYVRNAAGTMSPFSSFAHEAWGTTPNVLTRFNGSPSFEIQGQAAPGKSSGDAMDRIAELAGKLPGVSVAWAGISYQERLSGGQAPILYGLSLLVVFLCLAALYESWSIPLAVMLVMPLGLIGAVLAVTIRGLENDIYFQVGLLTTMGLSAKNAILIVEFAEQAEKQGKKPLDAALEAARVRLRPILMTSLAFIFGVLPLAISTGAGARSRVEIGTAVIGGMLTATMLAIFYIPLFFVLVRKLFRGRHKEAADGTDGDGAPQRKPA